In Alphaproteobacteria bacterium, one genomic interval encodes:
- a CDS encoding LUD domain-containing protein, with protein MSAREKILAAIRDSLGPRNDAAARVAVAARIENHARNVVPTRSDVEPARRVEMFVEQITGTHATVARVANESAVPAAVAAYLAQHNLPAAAVLAPDVAGLGWGNQPMLQTRTGVPVESDQVGVTGAFVAIAETGTLMLTSGPGSPITLNLLPDNHVVVLRRSQITGTLEDAWDALRASRGEGANAMPRTAMFVSGPSSTADIELTLYLGAHGPRRLHIVLIDE; from the coding sequence GTGAGCGCGCGTGAGAAAATCCTGGCCGCAATCCGCGATTCGCTGGGCCCCCGAAACGACGCGGCAGCGCGGGTGGCGGTCGCCGCCCGGATCGAGAACCACGCCCGCAACGTGGTGCCAACCCGTAGCGACGTCGAGCCCGCCCGGCGGGTCGAGATGTTCGTCGAACAAATCACCGGGACGCATGCCACGGTGGCGCGGGTGGCGAACGAATCGGCGGTGCCAGCCGCGGTGGCGGCTTACCTGGCGCAGCACAACCTCCCGGCTGCCGCGGTCCTCGCACCCGATGTCGCAGGGCTAGGGTGGGGCAATCAACCGATGCTCCAAACCCGCACGGGCGTGCCGGTGGAGAGCGACCAAGTGGGCGTCACGGGGGCGTTTGTCGCTATTGCGGAAACCGGCACGTTGATGCTGACTTCCGGCCCGGGCAGTCCGATCACCCTCAACCTGTTGCCCGACAATCACGTCGTGGTTCTGCGCCGGAGTCAGATTACCGGGACGCTCGAAGACGCATGGGATGCGCTGCGGGCTTCGCGGGGGGAAGGTGCCAACGCAATGCCGCGCACGGCAATGTTCGTCTCCGGCCCATCGTCCACGGCGGATATCGAACTGACCCTGTATTTGGGGGCGCACGGTCCCCGGCGGCTCCACATCGTCTTGATCGACGAGTAA
- a CDS encoding LutB/LldF family L-lactate oxidation iron-sulfur protein, whose translation MQPTSALFRDNVTKALLDTDLQTALSRVDKNFTARRTAAVTAMPEFEALRDDAVRIKDHVLAHLDLYLEKFEEIVRTNGGHVHWAKTPEDARRIVLDLCQAAGARTVTKGKSMIAEEIALNPYLEEHGITPVETDLGEYIIQLADEPPSHIIGPAIHKTKEQVSDLFAEHHRQYGKTQRLIEGVDLVAEAREILRPRYLAADVGITGANFLIAETGSSVIVTNEGNGDLTQQLPSTHIVIASLEKIVPTLEDASTLLRVLARSATGQQMSVYTTFSTGPKRTEDPDGPNAYHVVLLDNGRSALLGSEFQEILRCIRCGACFNHCPVYASIGGHAYGWVYSGPMGAVLTPAMIGIDQAHHLPSATPFCGRCEAVCPMRIPLPKMMRHWREQAFERKLDGVRQRWAIRAWAWLAKRPALYRRMTGLVVRYLAWRGRPLGRMDDLPFARGWTATRDFPAPQGRTFSARWAQSRKAGTP comes from the coding sequence ATGCAGCCCACAAGCGCGCTGTTTCGCGACAACGTTACTAAAGCCCTCTTAGACACGGATCTACAGACGGCTCTGTCGCGGGTCGACAAGAACTTTACCGCGCGGCGGACCGCGGCCGTGACGGCGATGCCGGAGTTCGAAGCGCTGCGGGACGACGCAGTTCGGATCAAGGACCATGTGCTGGCGCACCTCGATCTCTATCTGGAGAAGTTTGAAGAGATCGTCCGCACCAACGGCGGACATGTCCATTGGGCCAAAACGCCCGAAGACGCGCGCCGGATCGTGCTGGACTTGTGCCAGGCGGCGGGCGCGCGAACGGTGACCAAGGGCAAGTCGATGATCGCCGAGGAGATCGCGCTAAACCCTTATCTCGAAGAACACGGGATTACGCCGGTCGAGACCGATCTCGGCGAATACATCATTCAGCTTGCCGACGAGCCGCCATCCCACATCATCGGGCCGGCGATACACAAGACCAAGGAGCAGGTTTCCGACCTGTTCGCCGAACACCATCGTCAATACGGTAAGACCCAACGGTTGATCGAAGGCGTCGACCTGGTCGCCGAAGCCCGGGAGATCCTGCGTCCGCGCTATTTGGCGGCCGATGTCGGGATCACAGGGGCAAATTTCCTGATTGCCGAAACCGGGTCGTCGGTGATCGTGACGAACGAAGGGAACGGCGACCTGACCCAGCAGTTGCCATCGACCCATATCGTGATCGCGAGTCTCGAGAAAATCGTCCCGACGCTCGAAGATGCTTCGACCTTGCTGCGGGTGTTGGCGCGCTCGGCGACCGGTCAACAAATGTCGGTCTACACGACGTTCTCGACGGGCCCGAAGCGGACGGAAGATCCGGACGGTCCAAACGCCTACCATGTCGTCCTCCTCGACAACGGGCGCAGCGCGTTGCTCGGGAGCGAGTTCCAAGAGATCTTGCGCTGCATCCGGTGCGGTGCGTGTTTCAACCATTGCCCGGTTTATGCGTCGATCGGCGGCCATGCCTACGGTTGGGTTTATTCCGGACCGATGGGGGCGGTGCTTACGCCGGCGATGATCGGTATCGATCAGGCCCATCACTTGCCTAGCGCGACGCCGTTTTGCGGTCGCTGCGAGGCGGTGTGTCCGATGCGGATACCGTTGCCGAAGATGATGCGGCACTGGCGCGAGCAGGCCTTCGAGCGGAAACTCGACGGCGTCCGTCAGCGATGGGCGATCCGCGCCTGGGCCTGGTTGGCGAAGCGGCCGGCGTTGTATCGACGGATGACCGGTCTCGTCGTGAGGTATCTCGCCTGGCGCGGGCGACCGTTGGGGAGGATGGATGATCTACCGTTTGCCCGCGGGTGGACGGCGACGCGCGATTTTCCGGCGCCGCAGGGGCGGACCTTCAGCGCGCGGTGGGCCCAGAGCCGCAAGGCAGGCACACCGTGA
- a CDS encoding (Fe-S)-binding protein, with product MSVAPRVGLFVTCLVDLFRPSVGFAAVKLLEDAGCTVEVPAAQTCCGQPAYNAGDRKDARGIAIGVLKAFEGYDYVVVPSGSCAGMIKVHFERLFSDDPVHAAAARDLAARTWELTSFLADVLKVAALPARHDGTVAYHDSCSSLREMGVRNQPRALLSQVTGLTLVEVPNGEACCGFGGTFAVKYGDISGEIVRKKADSVASTGATTLVAGDLGCLFNIAGKLKRDGSAIVVRHVAEILAGMTDDPPIGEAS from the coding sequence ATGAGCGTGGCACCGCGCGTCGGCCTGTTCGTGACCTGCCTGGTCGATCTGTTCCGGCCGTCGGTCGGGTTTGCGGCGGTTAAACTCCTTGAGGATGCCGGGTGTACTGTCGAGGTTCCGGCGGCTCAGACGTGCTGTGGTCAGCCCGCCTACAACGCAGGTGACCGCAAGGACGCGCGCGGCATCGCTATCGGGGTTCTCAAAGCATTCGAAGGATACGACTACGTGGTGGTGCCGTCGGGGTCGTGCGCTGGGATGATTAAGGTCCACTTTGAGCGCTTGTTTTCGGACGACCCGGTGCATGCCGCGGCGGCCCGCGATCTGGCGGCGCGAACGTGGGAACTCACCTCATTTCTTGCCGATGTGCTGAAGGTTGCGGCCCTGCCGGCCCGCCACGACGGCACAGTGGCCTATCACGATTCGTGCTCGTCCTTGCGCGAAATGGGGGTGCGCAATCAACCGCGGGCGTTGCTGTCTCAGGTCACCGGTTTGACCCTTGTCGAGGTACCGAACGGGGAAGCGTGCTGTGGCTTTGGCGGCACGTTCGCGGTGAAGTACGGCGACATCTCCGGTGAAATTGTTCGCAAAAAGGCAGACAGCGTTGCCTCGACCGGCGCGACGACGCTCGTGGCCGGCGACCTCGGGTGTCTTTTCAACATTGCGGGCAAACTCAAACGCGACGGATCGGCGATTGTCGTGCGGCATGTCGCCGAAATTCTGGCGGGGATGACCGACGACCCGCCCATCGGGGAGGCATCGTAG
- a CDS encoding CaiB/BaiF CoA-transferase family protein has product MGPLTGIRIVEIAGIGPAPYCAMVLADLGAQVIRVDRPQHSGLGVALPSHLQLLNRGRSSIAVDLKHPMAAAAVLRLLDGADGLIEGMRPGVMERLGLGPDVCLARNPALVYGRVTGWGQSGPLAMTAGHDLNYIAVAGALGAIGRAGERPVPPLNLVGDYGGGAMYLAVGMLAGIVSARATGRGQVVDAAMVDGAAQLMTMFNALAAAGHWPSGRGENLLDGGAPFYDTYETKDGRYVAVGAIEPKFFTALLNGLGLDAADLPDQYDRSKWAILRARFTEIFRGRTRDAWVEVFTGSDACVSPVLDRDEVARDPHIAARRTMIDVGGIDQPAPAPRFSRTLPKEPTPPVEDGANSRDVLRDAGFSAMEIDGLIAAHVVYQARS; this is encoded by the coding sequence ATGGGACCCCTCACCGGAATCCGAATCGTCGAAATTGCTGGAATCGGCCCTGCGCCCTATTGCGCCATGGTCCTGGCTGACCTTGGCGCGCAGGTGATTAGGGTCGATCGACCCCAACATTCCGGCCTTGGCGTAGCGTTACCGTCACATCTTCAACTGCTCAACCGGGGCCGCTCGTCCATAGCGGTGGACCTGAAGCATCCAATGGCCGCGGCGGCGGTCCTGCGTTTGCTCGACGGTGCCGACGGGCTCATCGAAGGGATGCGGCCCGGGGTCATGGAGCGGCTCGGTCTCGGTCCCGACGTATGTCTCGCGCGCAATCCGGCATTGGTCTATGGCCGGGTGACCGGGTGGGGGCAAAGCGGGCCGTTAGCGATGACCGCAGGACACGACCTCAATTACATCGCGGTTGCCGGGGCGCTGGGTGCGATCGGTCGCGCCGGCGAGCGCCCGGTCCCGCCGCTCAATCTGGTCGGCGACTACGGCGGCGGCGCCATGTATCTGGCCGTTGGCATGTTGGCGGGGATCGTCTCGGCCCGGGCGACCGGGCGGGGGCAAGTCGTCGATGCCGCGATGGTGGACGGCGCCGCGCAACTGATGACGATGTTCAATGCGCTGGCAGCGGCGGGGCACTGGCCCAGCGGGCGCGGCGAAAACCTGTTGGACGGCGGCGCACCTTTTTACGATACCTATGAAACCAAGGACGGTCGGTATGTTGCGGTCGGTGCGATCGAGCCCAAATTCTTTACCGCGTTGCTCAATGGCCTCGGTCTCGACGCAGCGGACCTTCCCGACCAATACGATCGCAGCAAGTGGGCAATATTGCGTGCCCGCTTTACCGAGATATTCCGCGGGCGAACACGGGATGCATGGGTTGAAGTCTTTACCGGGAGCGATGCTTGCGTCTCCCCCGTATTGGACCGCGATGAAGTCGCGCGCGATCCCCATATCGCGGCACGTCGAACGATGATCGATGTCGGCGGAATCGATCAACCCGCGCCGGCGCCGCGCTTCTCCCGGACATTGCCGAAAGAACCGACGCCGCCGGTTGAAGACGGCGCCAACAGTCGCGATGTGTTGCGCGACGCGGGATTTTCGGCAATGGAGATCGACGGATTGATCGCGGCGCACGTCGTGTACCAGGCGCGGTCATGA